In a genomic window of Chloroflexota bacterium:
- the rpmF gene encoding 50S ribosomal protein L32: MPPLPKRRVSSARRDKRRSHHALKALHLVACPNCGEKHLPHTVCPHCGYYNGREVIEVEK; encoded by the coding sequence ATGCCTCCCCTTCCTAAACGCCGTGTTTCCAGCGCCCGCCGCGACAAGCGGCGCTCGCACCATGCTTTGAAAGCCCTGCACCTGGTAGCCTGCCCCAACTGCGGCGAAAAGCACCTGCCGCACACCGTTTGCCCCCACTGCGGCTACTACAACGGCAGGGAAGTCATCGAAGTGGAGAAATAG